One Aegilops tauschii subsp. strangulata cultivar AL8/78 chromosome 7, Aet v6.0, whole genome shotgun sequence genomic window carries:
- the LOC109745761 gene encoding uncharacterized protein — protein sequence MEVGLRLRALAHSRAAFAGFSAAAHGCRHRQPRRVASSSASCSLAVASSGNGAAAGPVGSGVEVARAKRMLHVVLVSPLIPGNTGSIARTCAASAVGLHLVGPLGFHVDDTKLKRAGLDYWPYVVVKIHDSWDEFRDYFMKQDGQKRLLAFTKRGTHIHSDFSYKPGDWLVFGSETKGLPESALKDCSGEALGGGTIRIPMVETYVRCLNLSVSVGVALYEAARQLNYEQLQYQPDLPEEAQGLFPAEDIYG from the exons ATGGAGGTGGGCTTGCGGCTACGCGCTCTCGCCCACAGCCGCGCGGCATTCGCCGGATTTTCAGCGGCCGCGCACGGCTGCAGGCATCGCCAACCGCGCCGCGTAGCCTCTTCATCTGCCTCCTGTTCCC TTGCAGTTGCTTCCAGCGGCAATGGAGCCGCGGCTGGACCCGTGGGGAGCGGCGTGGAGGTCGCGCGCGCCAAGAGGATGCTCCATGTGGTGCTGGTTTCCCCTCTG ATCCCAGGAAATACAGGATCAATTGCAAGGACTTGTGCAGCGTCAGCAGTTGGCCTCCATCTTGTCGGG CCATTGGGTTTTCATGTAGATGACACAAAACTTAAGCGTGCTGGATTGGATTATTGGCC ATATGTTGTCGTTAAGATTCATGACTCCTGGGATGAGTTCCGAGATTATTTCATGAAGCAG GATGGGCAAAAAAGATTGTTGGCATTTACCAAAAGAGGCACCCACATTCATTCA GATTTCTCATATAAGCCTGGGGACTGGCTAGTATTCGGGTCCGAGACAAAAGGGCTACCGGAGTCCGCCCTGAAAGACTGCTCCGGGGAAGCCCTAGGTGGTGGAACCATCCGAATTCCGATGGTGGAAACCTATGTCCGGTGCCTGAACCTCTCGGTGAGCGTTGGAGTAGCATTGTACGAAGCAGCGAGGCAGCTGAACTACGAGCAGCTCCAGTACCAACCTGATCTCCCGGAGGAAGCGCAAGGACTGTTCCCAGCAGAGGATATTTATGGATGA
- the LOC109745763 gene encoding receptor protein kinase-like protein ZAR1, whose amino-acid sequence MAAVRVAAVGVLLAAVAVAAAALNTDGLALLALKFAVTDDPGSGLDTWRDADPDPCGWAGVTCVDGGGGRVAGVELANLSLAGYLPSELSLLSELETLSLPSNRLSGQIPVAISALQKLTTLDLAHNFLSGQIPAGIGRLASLSRLDLSSNQLNGTLPPSIAGLPRLSGVLNLSYNHFVGGIPPEFGGIPVAVSLDLRGNDLAGEIPQVGSLVNQGPTAFDDNPRLCGFPLKIECAGESEEPRIPQSNPGMNPGAAAQVGRPPKRRSSPTVPILAVIVVAAIVAGLVLQWQCRRRCAATTRDEEKESSTKEKSAAVTLAGTEERRGGGEEGELFVAVDDGFGMELEELLRASAYVVGKSRGGIVYRVVPGRGTAVAVRRLSEPDDGDGTESGWRRRRAFEAEAAAIGRARHPNVARLRAYYYAPDEKLLIYDYLGNGSLHSALHGGPTASPTPLPWSVRLSIVQGAARGLAYLHECSPRRYVHGCIKSSKILLDDELRPHVSGFGLARLVAGAHKTAQSRKLGSAACALRSGALSALSYVAPELRAPGGTAAAATQKGDVFAFGVVLLEAVTGRQPTEGEGGLELEAWVRRAFKEERPLSEVVDPSLLGEVHAKKQVLAVFHVALGCTEPDPELRPRMRAVAESLDRVN is encoded by the exons ATGGCGGCCGTGCGGGTGGCGGCCGTGGGGGTGCTGCTGGCGGCCGTGGCCGTCGCGGCGGCCGCGCTGAACACGGACGGCCTGGCGCTTCTCGCGCTCAAGTTCGCGGTGACCGATGACCCTGGCAGTGGGCTCGACACCTGGAGGgacgccgaccccgacccctGCGGCTGGGCCGGCGTCACCTGCGTcgacggcggcgggggccggGTCGCCGGCGTGGAGCTCGCCAACCTCTCGCTCGCGGGCTACCTGCCCTCCGAGCTCTCCCTGCTCTCCGAGCTCGAGACGCTGTCGCTGCCGTCCAACCGCCTCTCCGGCCAGATCCCGGTCGCCATCTCCGCGCTGCAGAAGCTCACCACCCTCGACCTGGCGCACAACTTCCTGTCCGGCCAGATTCCTGCCGGGATTGGGAGGCTCGCGTCCTTGTCTCGCCTCGATTTGTCCTCCAACCAGCTCAACGGGACGCTGCCGCCGTCCATCGCGGGGCTTCCGCGTCTCTCCGGCGTGCTCAACCTCAGCTACAACCACTTCGTCGGCGGGATTCCGCCGGAGTTCGGCGGCATTCCCGTGGCTGTCAGCCTTGACCTCCGGGGGAACGACCTCGCCGGCGAGATCCCGCAAGTGGGGTCCCTCGTCAACCAGGGCCCCACCGCCTTCGACGACAACCCGAGGCTCTGCGGGTTTCCGCTCAAGATCGAGTGCGCCGGAGAGAGTGAGGAGCCAAGAATCCCGCAGTCGAACCCTGGCATGAACCCTGGTGCGGCGGCGCAGGTTGGTAGGCCGCCGAAGCGTCGGTCGTCGCCCACGGTGCCGATTCTTGCCGTCATTGTGGTGGCGGCCATCGTCGCCGGGCTAGTGCTGCAGTGGCAGTGCCGGAGGCGGTGCGCTGCCACGACCAGGGACGAGGAGAAGGAGTCGTCGACCAAGGAGAAGAGCGCGGCGGTGACGCTCGCCGGCACTGAagagcggcgcggcggcggggaggagggggagctgttcgtggcggtggacgacggtttCGGGATGGAGCTGGAAGAGCTGCTCCGCGCGTCTGCCTACGTCGTGGGGAAGAGCCGCGGCGGCATCGTGTACAGGGTCGTCCCCGGCCGCGGCACCGCCGTCGCCGTCCGCCGTCTCAGCGAGCCCGACGACGGCGATGGCACTGAGTCCGGGTGGCGCCGGCGCCGTGCCTTCGAGGCCGAGGCTGCCGCCATCGGCCGCGCGCGACATCCCAACGTCGCCCGCCTCCGCGCATACTACTACGCCCCAGACGAGAAGCTGCTCATCTACGACTACCTCGGCAATGGCTCCCTCCACTCCGCCCTCCACG GTGGCCCGACGGCTTCGCCAACTCCATTGCCGTGGTCGGTGAGGCTGTCCATCGTGCAGGGCGCGGCGAGGGGACTGGCATACCTGCACGAGTGCAGCCCTCGCCGGTACGTGCACGGCTGCATCAAGTCGTCCAAGATCCTGCTCGACGACGAGCTCCGTCCGCACGTCTCGGGCTTCGGCCTCGCCCGCCTCGTCGCCGGCGCGCACAAGACGGCGCAGTCGAGGAAGCTCGGCAGCGCGGCGTGCGCGCTCCGCAGCGGCGCCCTGTCGGCGCTGTCGTACGTGGCGCCGGAGCTGCGCGCGCCGGGGGGCACGGCCGCGGCGGCGACGCAGAAAGGGGACGTGTTCGCGTTCGGGGTGGTGCTGCTGGAGGCGGTGACCGGGCGGCAGCCGACGGAGGGGGAGGGCGGGCTGGAGCTGGAGGCGTGGGTGCGGCGAGCCTTCAAGGAGGAGCGGCCGCTGTCGGAGGTGGTGGACCCGTCGCTGCTCGGCGAGGTGCACGCCAAGAAGCAGGTCCTCGCCGTGTTCCACGTGGCGCTCGGCTGCACCGAGCCCGACCCCGAGCTGCGCCCCCGCATGCGCGCCGTCGCCGAGAGCCTCGACCGGGTGAACTAG